TCGTCGGCGGTGTCGTGATCGGCGATATTCCGTCCTGGCGAGTTGACAATATGCCGTATGGCGGTGTCAAAGACAGTGGCCTTGGCAGAGAAGGAATTCGCTACGCGATCGAGGATATGACTGAGCGACGAATCCTCGTAATCCGGGGCTTAGCGTAAACGCGAGCCTACCGTTCTTCACAATCGAAAGGTATATTTGTCGCACTTCTGCAAAGCGGTCGACCTATGGCAGTTCGACGGATCAGCAGATCGAAGAATACATAGATCACGCAATGTGGGAGCGTTACCTACATGGTGTGGTCAGTTTTTTCGCCGATGATCAAATAAACTGCCAATGGAGCCCTATTTTTTGCCAGGCACTCCGCTTCAAGGTCCGCTTGAGCTGACCAATTGCGACCGCGAGCCGATCCATATCCCGGCGACCATTCAGTCTCATGGCTGCATGCTCGTTGTGCGTGAATCCGACAGGCTGATCGTTTCCGTCAGCGAGAATCTAGGATCGTGGTTTGACAGCGATACAGATGTTGTCGGACAGTCGATCGATCAGTTTGACGACCGTTTGTCCGCAGTCATTGACTCTGTTGCCGAGTTGCGCGATGGGAAACGGGTTCGGCGAAATTGCGTCATTGGTAAGCATGAGGTTGTTGTCTCTGTTCATCGTTGTGACGGCATCTTTCTGATCGAGCTGGAAGTTTTTGAAGAAGAGTCCAACTCGGTCGGGTCGGAGTTAATCGGGAAGCTGTTCGCTGGGCTTGAAGGCAAGCAGCTGGATGAGGTCTATCAATCGACGATCGAAATCATCCGGTCGTTTACAGGCTTTGATCGCGTGATGCTTTACAAGTTTCATGAGGACGATCATGGCAGTGTGATTGCCGAAGCGAAACGCGATGACCAAGAAGCTTTTCTGGGGCTTCATTATCCTGCCGGTGACATCCCGATCCCGGCACGAAAGCTATACGAGTTGAACTGGATCCGTTTGCTGGCCGACGTGAATGCTGAACCGGTCGCCATGCAGCCCGCAATGTTGTCCGGTGAAGGTGGACAGTCGCGGCCAATCAATATGTCGTATGCGCAGCTGCGAGCGATTTCGCCGATTCACTTGGAATATTTGCGCAATATGAATGTTGGCGCAAGCATGTCGATTTCCATCTTGAATGGCGATCGGCTTTGGGGTCTGATTGCCTGCCATCACCGCACCGCAAAAGTGCTTTCGCCGGTTCAACGTGACGTTTGCGAATTAGCCGGATCGCTATTGTCGACTTATTTATCGAGTCGGCGGCAAGAGGAATTGCTCGCCCGTCGCGTTGAAATCGGTGAAAGCATTGCGAAGCATGTGTCGAAGTTAGCCAACCAAGACGATCTGCAACAGGCGATTTTGGATGCGGCTCCATGGCTAAGCGAATTGTTCTCAGCAGATGGATTGGTGTTCCGGGCCGGTGAAGAGCTTTCTTTCTGGGGGCATACGCCAACTGAGATACAGACCGAAGGGGTGCTTGCTCAACTGGATCAACGGGCAACCGACAACTTGTCATTTACCGACTGCATTTCGGATTGGTACCCGGCGGCGGACGAGTACAAGGATCAAGTAGCCGGAATGTTGGCGATTCGGTTGGGACGAAAGCAGGCGGGTGAATTGGTTTTCTTTCGCCGCCCCTATTCGTCGACGATCCAATGGGCCGGCGATCCAGCAAAGAACGAGGCCGATGAATCAGGGCGTCTAAGTCCTCGCAAGTCGTTCGCAAAGTTTTCCCAAGAGGTCGAAGGTCGTTCGATTCCGTGGAGTCCGGCCGAGCGTGAAGCAGCTGAAACGCTACAAGCGACACTCAATAGCGTCGTCGTCGAACAAGCCGCTAGAGTTCACCGGATCAACGAAGAGCTGCGTCAGCTAAATGCTGACCTCGATGCGTTCGCATACGCCGCCTCGCATGATTTGAAAGAACCGCTGCGCGGGATCAATCACTACCTGTATATGCTGGAGCAAGCCCCGAATGATGATTCGACCTACCAGCGCGGGATGACCGGACTGAAACGTTTGGTCGGTCGCATGAGTGAATTGCTAGACGGGCTGTTGAGGTTTTCGCGAGTGGGGCGACAGGACCTGCGTTGGGAAAGCTTTTTACTAAAGGACGCTTACTCGCAGGCTTGCGATATTCTGTTCGGCGGACGGAAGCCCGAAGGCCTCTCGATCACTTTCAATCAGGCCGTCGCAAGCGGTGAATCGACGACGATCGAAGGCGACTACGCTTGTGTCCGCGAAGTTCTGATGAACCTGATGTCCAATGCGGTCAAGTACA
The Stieleria sp. JC731 genome window above contains:
- a CDS encoding ATP-binding protein, whose product is MEPYFLPGTPLQGPLELTNCDREPIHIPATIQSHGCMLVVRESDRLIVSVSENLGSWFDSDTDVVGQSIDQFDDRLSAVIDSVAELRDGKRVRRNCVIGKHEVVVSVHRCDGIFLIELEVFEEESNSVGSELIGKLFAGLEGKQLDEVYQSTIEIIRSFTGFDRVMLYKFHEDDHGSVIAEAKRDDQEAFLGLHYPAGDIPIPARKLYELNWIRLLADVNAEPVAMQPAMLSGEGGQSRPINMSYAQLRAISPIHLEYLRNMNVGASMSISILNGDRLWGLIACHHRTAKVLSPVQRDVCELAGSLLSTYLSSRRQEELLARRVEIGESIAKHVSKLANQDDLQQAILDAAPWLSELFSADGLVFRAGEELSFWGHTPTEIQTEGVLAQLDQRATDNLSFTDCISDWYPAADEYKDQVAGMLAIRLGRKQAGELVFFRRPYSSTIQWAGDPAKNEADESGRLSPRKSFAKFSQEVEGRSIPWSPAEREAAETLQATLNSVVVEQAARVHRINEELRQLNADLDAFAYAASHDLKEPLRGINHYLYMLEQAPNDDSTYQRGMTGLKRLVGRMSELLDGLLRFSRVGRQDLRWESFLLKDAYSQACDILFGGRKPEGLSITFNQAVASGESTTIEGDYACVREVLMNLMSNAVKYNDRSEKLVEVGQLEYQNSPFKDCPEFATNIFYVRDNGIGIAQQYREQVFEIFRRLHQHNQYGGGSGAGLTIVRRIVERHGGRVAIESDENAGTTFFVGWEPDS